In the genome of Triticum urartu cultivar G1812 chromosome 5, Tu2.1, whole genome shotgun sequence, one region contains:
- the LOC125511109 gene encoding uncharacterized protein LOC125511109, producing the protein MKSSTLVAILILHAVMVMGILSHSQAVDVDFPKCCDNCSTWSGGMFCDDVGPKCRNGCANCHVVQTTPVKTFRYGDARATHLGHLQPRPQ; encoded by the exons ATGAAGAGCAGCACGCTGGTGGCGATCCTAATCCTCCACGCCGTCATGGTCATGGGAATCCTCTCACACTCACAGGCCGTCGACG TCGATTTCCCCAAGTGCTGCGACAACTGCAGCACCTGGTCGGGGGGCATGTTCTGCGACGACGTCGGCCCCAAGTGCCGCAACGGCTGCGCGAACTGCCACGTGGTGCAGACGACCCCCGTGAAGACGTTCCGGTACGGAGATGCACGCGCCACCcacttagggcatctccagccgcgtccCCAATAA
- the LOC125511108 gene encoding INO80 complex subunit B-like encodes MDGLGNSALNASEAVMKRPRSVASRRPRPKEQLASEYKDISCAPSRSISPEDEAAAEASGHRRKELYLNGPEGRGSTHHRNALSKKIKKEEGSAGDIDIGHNRSSKPNDAKHITHGVLALASSRNPGSTDASQLSSRDTPVPVENRVRKVKLKVSGLNRIIPKQEPVDVGMPGTSDVSFHRQKQKDSGEQKHHSTRKDSHGNQVDGKRGDKHDISPSSDLVRKSKRVPKKRTLDSDDEDDELRYLEKLKAAKAAPEQPMATDQPLAYGYGEDGLRKKKLSKVSKNKSTPYEVDNDFTMSQFSRDVRKKVKLEDTSDFIVEEEFGLDESDRLIEADSPLGVKIEAPGLTTRQRALQGRGGHGESMIEFPDGLPAAPSSRRQKDKLSDVEIQAKKAEVAQRRKMQVEKAEREQQAEAMRKILGIDTEKKKEERKQKEREDKEKQAKFEEYKRSCIQCVMRPEGTIVTFPDTMGLPSIFNSKPVSYPPPREKCAGPSCPNPYKYRDSKTKLPLCSLECYKAVQGGGGTMAC; translated from the exons ATGGATGGGCTCGGGAACTCTGCGCTGAACGCCTCAGAAGCGGTGATGAAGAGGCCCAGGAGCGTCGCGTCCAGGAGGCCGAGGCCCAAGGAGCAGCTCGCTTCCGAGTACAAGGACATATCGTGCGCGCCGTCGCGGAGCATTTCCCCGGAAGATGAGGCAGCTGCCGAGGCCAGCGGGCACCGGCGCAAGGAGCTGTACCTCAACGGGCCTGAAGGTAGGGGCTCCACCCACCATAGGAATGCCCTGTCCAAGAAGATAAAGAAAGAGGAGGGATCTGCAGGGGATATTGATATTGGCCACAATCGGAGCAGCAAGCCCAATGATGCCAAGCATATTACTCATGGTGTTCTTGCACTGGCCTCCTCAAGAAACCCTGGATCGACTGATGCCTCGCAGTTGTCCTCAAGGGACACCCCTGTGCCAGTGGAAAATAGGGTGAGAAAAGTTAAGCTCAAGGTTAGCGGACTTAACCGAATCATACCGAAACAAGAGCCTGTTGACGTTGGCATGCCTGGCACATCGGATGTCTCTTTCCATCGCCAAAAGCAGAAG GATTCTGGTGAGCAGAAACATCACAGCACAAGAAAGGATAGTCATGGTAATCAAGTTGATGGAAAACGTGGAGATAAGCATGACATTTCACCATCTTCTGACCTGGTTCGCAAAAGCAAAAGGGTCCCTAAGAAGCGAACTCTTGATtctgatgatgaagatgatgaattACGTTATCTTGAGAAACTTAAAGCGGCTAAAGCGGCACCAGAACAGCCCATGGCTACTGACCAGCCTCTAGCTTATGGTTATGGTGAGGATGGTCTCAGGAAAAAGAAGCTATCCAAGGTTTCTAAAAATAAGAGCACTCCTTATGAAGTGGACAACGACTTCACTATGTCACAATTTAGCAGAGATGTTAGGAAGAAGGTGAAACTGGAGGATACCAGTGATTTTATTGTAGAGGAGGAATTTGGGTTGGATGAGTCTGATAGATTAATTGAAGCTGATTCACCTTTGGGTGTAAAGATTGAAGCTCCTGGCCTAACAACAAGGCAGCGAGCCCTCCAAGGCAGGGGTGGCCATGGTGAAAGCATGATTGAATTTCCCGACGGGTTACCagctgctccatcatctagaa GGCAAAAGGATAAGCTTTCAGATGTGGAGatacaagccaagaaagcagaaGTGGCTCAGAGGCGTAAGATGCAAGTAGAGAAGGCAGAGAGAGAGCAACAG GCTGAAGCAATGAGGAAAATATTGGGGATTGACacagagaagaagaaggaagagaggaagcAGAAAGAACGTGAAGACAAG GAAAAGCAAGCAAAATTCGAGGAATATAAAAGAAGCTGCATCCAGTGCGTAATGCGACCAGAAGGAACAATTGTTACATTCCCTGATACCATGGGCCTTCCTAGCATATTTAACTCTAAACCTGTCAG TTACCCACCTCCAAGAGAGAAGTGCGCAGGCCCCTCATGCCCCAACCCTTACAAGTACCGTGACTCCAAGACGAAGCTTCCCCTCTGCAGCCTGGAGTGCTACAAGGCCGTCCAGGGAGGTGGTGGGACGATGGCGTGCTGA